One window of Sphingobacteriales bacterium genomic DNA carries:
- a CDS encoding PKD domain-containing protein: protein MYKQSTIFVLLFLIFVCLPAKAQVSAGGTPYSIAHPEIVGAAIPVITLPAVDIEALILEDMVNDAKNQPFRFGAEIKTMIGLDNSGIWETLPNGDRLWRVSVYSKKAKTLNFVFSSFYMPPGAKLHLYNGSKSEIIGAFTSSNNKSHGLFSTGLIRGDLTTFEYYEPAQVSGQGRLSISKAVHGYRGFFSPEKGFGDSGSCNNNVNCPEAADWQDQKRSVALIISGGFRACTGAMVNNVNNDCTPYFLTANHCLDSSVSTWVFMFNYESPDCTNIDGPLNQTASGCTLMASASASDFALVLLSEVPPIDYNIYYSGWSAESTPGTSSVGIHHPAGDIKKITFNEDVLVSSEGLSGVTDSHWEVTEWEDGTTEGGSSGSPLFDQNKRIVGQLHGGTASCNSLTYDAYGKVAYSWSTGTTATTRLRDWLDPVNTGILAIDGRNCSEPLYSLDAGITQLTAPPPFLCNVSEIVPQILVRNYGSTTLTSFTVVWQLDGGLVQTFEWTGSLEFLAPAYISLPTILVPDGEHSLWVSVVQPNGSATDENILNDSVFFNFTTTSGSNVSVSLVCDYWADETSFTITNQQGEVLYNQSGFSSFQNFNQNFCLPADCYTFTILDSYCDGMDPGASYQVILPDGSIIAEGGGNFGCSESYDFCMESPAFQASIANLPMQSCPLPAVVQFVGGPSTATTFSWQFEGGNPSSSEEANPIVLYEEPGSYAVTLIVSNGVDTDTLTYPDYITIFPELELTGSIITPAFSPNSTDGAISISLSGGVQPYTYIWSNNATTPEISGLSPGQYCVTVTAGINCSLTDCFTVPVVVNTEPEAIPLQYQVSIYPNPVSHSAQIRLEIPQTGNYNLLFFDLIGRCLDNSLYKLALSEGITTIPLNIQNLPGGFYFAGLQTTDGQLLNTTRWVVLE from the coding sequence ATCCTGAAATTGTCGGTGCAGCTATCCCTGTCATTACACTGCCTGCCGTAGATATCGAGGCGTTGATTCTCGAAGATATGGTCAATGATGCCAAAAACCAACCCTTCCGTTTTGGGGCAGAAATCAAAACCATGATTGGCCTTGACAATAGCGGAATATGGGAAACCCTGCCAAATGGCGACAGGCTTTGGAGAGTTAGTGTTTATTCTAAAAAAGCCAAAACCCTCAACTTTGTTTTCAGCAGTTTTTACATGCCGCCCGGCGCAAAATTACACCTGTACAATGGAAGCAAGTCAGAAATAATCGGTGCTTTTACCTCCTCCAACAACAAATCTCATGGTTTGTTTTCTACCGGACTGATACGAGGAGACCTAACCACATTCGAATATTATGAACCCGCTCAGGTATCCGGGCAGGGCAGGTTGAGCATTTCAAAGGCAGTACATGGATACCGTGGGTTCTTTTCGCCTGAAAAGGGATTCGGAGATTCCGGTTCCTGCAACAATAACGTCAATTGCCCGGAAGCAGCCGACTGGCAAGATCAGAAACGGTCTGTAGCGCTTATCATTTCCGGTGGATTCAGAGCTTGTACCGGAGCAATGGTCAACAATGTAAATAACGACTGCACCCCTTACTTTCTGACTGCCAACCACTGCTTGGACTCCTCGGTCAGTACCTGGGTATTTATGTTTAATTATGAAAGCCCCGACTGTACCAATATAGACGGTCCCCTTAATCAAACCGCTTCGGGCTGTACTTTGATGGCCAGTGCATCAGCTTCCGATTTTGCTTTAGTGTTACTAAGTGAAGTCCCTCCGATTGATTATAATATCTATTATTCCGGTTGGAGTGCCGAGAGCACTCCGGGCACTTCGTCTGTGGGCATTCACCACCCGGCAGGCGATATTAAAAAAATCACCTTTAATGAGGATGTATTAGTGAGTTCCGAAGGGTTGTCGGGAGTTACCGACTCACATTGGGAAGTTACCGAATGGGAAGATGGCACAACCGAAGGTGGTTCGTCCGGCTCACCGTTGTTTGACCAAAACAAACGCATTGTCGGACAATTACACGGAGGTACTGCCTCCTGCAACAGTTTAACTTATGATGCCTACGGAAAAGTTGCCTATTCCTGGTCAACCGGAACAACTGCAACCACAAGACTTCGAGATTGGTTAGACCCGGTAAATACCGGCATATTAGCTATTGATGGCCGGAATTGCAGCGAACCGCTCTATTCTCTGGATGCCGGTATCACTCAATTAACAGCCCCTCCCCCATTTTTATGCAATGTTTCTGAGATTGTACCACAAATCCTGGTGCGCAATTATGGCAGCACAACCTTAACTTCCTTTACTGTTGTATGGCAATTAGACGGAGGCTTGGTTCAAACTTTTGAATGGACCGGCTCGCTTGAGTTTTTAGCCCCTGCTTATATTTCCCTGCCCACGATCTTAGTTCCGGACGGTGAACACTCGCTCTGGGTTTCCGTAGTTCAGCCAAATGGCTCGGCTACTGATGAAAACATCCTGAATGATTCTGTTTTTTTCAACTTTACCACAACAAGCGGGAGCAATGTTTCCGTCAGTTTGGTCTGTGATTACTGGGCAGACGAAACCTCATTTACGATTACCAATCAACAGGGTGAAGTGCTTTACAACCAATCGGGTTTCAGTTCTTTTCAAAACTTTAACCAAAACTTTTGTTTGCCTGCCGACTGCTATACCTTTACCATTTTGGATTCTTATTGCGATGGTATGGATCCGGGCGCAAGTTATCAGGTAATATTACCGGACGGAAGCATCATAGCCGAAGGAGGGGGCAATTTTGGCTGTTCCGAATCTTATGATTTTTGCATGGAAAGTCCGGCATTTCAGGCAAGCATAGCGAATTTGCCCATGCAATCCTGCCCACTGCCGGCGGTTGTTCAATTTGTGGGAGGGCCATCAACAGCCACTACTTTTAGCTGGCAGTTTGAAGGCGGAAATCCTTCTTCCTCTGAAGAGGCTAATCCGATTGTTTTGTACGAAGAGCCGGGCAGCTATGCAGTAACACTTATCGTCAGCAATGGCGTGGACACCGATACCCTGACCTATCCCGATTATATTACCATTTTCCCGGAACTTGAACTTACCGGCAGCATCATCACCCCGGCCTTTTCCCCCAATTCCACCGATGGGGCTATCAGCATCAGTCTGAGTGGAGGGGTACAGCCCTACACTTATATTTGGTCGAACAATGCAACTACACCTGAAATCAGCGGGTTAAGCCCGGGGCAATATTGTGTAACCGTTACCGCAGGAATCAATTGCAGTCTGACTGATTGCTTTACCGTACCGGTTGTCGTCAATACCGAACCCGAAGCCATCCCGCTTCAATATCAGGTTAGTATTTACCCCAACCCCGTTTCTCATTCGGCTCAAATCAGGCTGGAGATTCCCCAAACAGGTAATTATAATCTGCTGTTTTTTGACCTGATAGGACGTTGTTTGGACAATAGCCTTTACAAATTAGCGCTTTCAGAAGGAATAACTACTATTCCTCTCAACATACAAAACCTTCCCGGAGGATTTTATTTTGCCGGTCTTCAAACCACTGACGGGCAATTGCTCAACACTACGCGGTGGGTTGTTTTGGAATAG
- a CDS encoding T9SS type A sorting domain-containing protein: MNTIRFFVLMASWLVIALSAQAQLTINVTSIPSNTPDGALIYIAGNFNGWNPGLATYTLTPNGNGTYFITITPPAGAIEYKFTRGSWASVEGNASGGFQENHTFNYTGGPVSTEVQILSWEDLGGGSPHTAAENVQIISDDFYIPELDRYRRLWIYLPPDYNTSSKHYPVLYMQDGQNLFDAYYSFAGEWEVDETLNDLFEDGDYGVIVVGIDNGGSNRINEYSPWINPGYGGGEGDEYANFIVNTLKPYIDDNYRTLPEREHTGIMGSSMGGLISFYTSIEFQNVFSKAGVFSPSFWFSDNCYAHVESTGKQEDMRIYLVAGGSEGFTVVPDMLMMYNTLLNNGFNSEELFYLVPPDGTHSEWFWKREFRQAYEWLFDSGSSVSSNSIPAQSDMQVFPNPAKDVIHVRLEEPVREARVQMFSLKGQLLVNHTITQSDTIDISALTSGIYLFQIVLDQNVLYTRKLAVFD, from the coding sequence ATGAATACAATTCGCTTTTTCGTTTTAATGGCTTCATGGCTTGTTATAGCTCTAAGTGCACAGGCACAGCTCACAATAAACGTAACGTCTATACCCTCCAACACGCCCGATGGTGCTTTGATTTATATTGCGGGCAATTTCAACGGTTGGAATCCCGGACTTGCTACTTATACCCTAACTCCCAATGGAAACGGAACCTACTTTATCACAATTACTCCGCCTGCCGGTGCAATTGAGTATAAATTTACCCGTGGCAGTTGGGCTTCCGTTGAAGGAAACGCCTCCGGTGGGTTTCAGGAAAACCATACTTTTAACTATACCGGCGGTCCGGTTAGTACTGAAGTACAAATCCTCTCCTGGGAAGACCTTGGCGGAGGTTCTCCACACACCGCCGCCGAAAACGTTCAAATCATCAGTGATGATTTTTATATTCCTGAGCTTGACCGGTATCGTCGCTTATGGATATACCTGCCTCCTGATTACAACACTTCATCCAAACACTACCCTGTCCTGTATATGCAGGACGGGCAAAACCTTTTTGATGCCTATTACAGCTTTGCCGGAGAATGGGAAGTGGATGAAACTTTAAACGATTTGTTTGAAGATGGTGATTATGGGGTGATTGTGGTGGGAATAGACAATGGCGGATCTAACCGTATCAATGAATATTCCCCTTGGATAAATCCGGGCTATGGAGGCGGTGAGGGCGATGAATATGCAAATTTTATCGTCAACACACTAAAACCATATATTGATGACAATTACCGTACCTTACCCGAACGGGAACATACCGGAATCATGGGCAGCTCTATGGGGGGTCTCATTTCTTTCTACACATCTATCGAGTTTCAAAATGTTTTCAGCAAAGCAGGAGTATTTTCACCTTCGTTCTGGTTTTCGGACAATTGTTACGCACATGTTGAAAGTACCGGCAAACAGGAAGATATGCGAATATATTTGGTAGCCGGAGGCTCAGAAGGTTTTACCGTAGTTCCCGACATGCTGATGATGTACAACACCTTGTTAAACAACGGTTTTAATTCAGAAGAGTTGTTTTACCTCGTCCCACCGGATGGCACACATAGCGAGTGGTTTTGGAAGCGCGAATTCCGGCAGGCCTATGAATGGTTGTTTGATTCCGGAAGCAGTGTCTCATCAAATTCTATCCCTGCTCAAAGCGATATGCAGGTTTTTCCCAATCCGGCTAAGGATGTTATTCATGTCCGTTTGGAAGAGCCTGTCCGGGAAGCAAGAGTGCAGATGTTCAGCCTGAAAGGCCAACTTTTAGTCAATCACACCATCACTCAAAGCGATACCATTGATATTTCAGCCCTTACATCCGGCATCTATTTGTTTCAGATAGTTCTCGATCAAAACGTCCTCTATACCCGCAAACTTGCTGTTTTTGACTAA
- a CDS encoding PAS domain-containing protein: MLPREVAEEVMDLLRLSLDTMEVKTYPFDYVGNVIKFYEVRFSPISHQEALGIVRDVTDMIVGKDALQRGTKHYRKLINVSSFPVLVCNRKGEIISANPASARLLNAAEESELTGKFIEDFVIKKHRLLLREAIKNGFVEAESLKTKPLTFITFNNNEVEAVVTGSIITYDNKLSAQIVLQDITPLMNWEKAYQLFAESITEAAIWLDGSKLEIVNCNQAFLNLLRIRQKKEAVKKKLLQYSASHQSDGSSSATGLSQIMKQIANSKEDNSLFAWRFKSTEGAEINTQITLKPFTASGNGIWLVIIQPVY, from the coding sequence TTGCTTCCCAGGGAAGTAGCCGAAGAAGTGATGGATTTACTAAGGCTTTCGCTCGATACTATGGAAGTGAAAACCTACCCTTTTGATTATGTTGGCAATGTCATTAAATTTTACGAAGTCAGGTTTTCTCCCATCAGTCATCAGGAAGCACTCGGCATTGTCAGGGATGTTACCGATATGATTGTGGGCAAAGATGCTTTACAACGCGGAACCAAACACTACCGGAAGTTGATTAATGTCAGCTCGTTTCCTGTTTTGGTCTGCAACCGGAAAGGGGAAATTATCAGCGCTAATCCCGCTTCAGCACGTTTATTAAATGCCGCAGAAGAATCCGAACTGACCGGTAAATTTATCGAGGATTTTGTAATTAAAAAACATCGCCTGCTCCTCAGAGAGGCAATTAAAAACGGATTTGTTGAGGCTGAAAGTCTTAAAACCAAACCATTGACTTTTATCACTTTCAATAATAATGAGGTGGAAGCAGTGGTAACCGGCTCTATTATTACCTATGATAATAAGCTGTCTGCTCAAATAGTATTGCAAGATATTACCCCACTGATGAACTGGGAGAAAGCATATCAACTATTCGCCGAAAGCATCACTGAAGCAGCAATTTGGCTGGATGGGTCTAAACTGGAAATTGTCAATTGCAATCAGGCATTTTTAAACCTGCTTCGGATTCGTCAAAAAAAAGAGGCAGTCAAAAAGAAATTGTTACAATATTCTGCTTCCCATCAGTCTGATGGGAGCAGTTCTGCTACCGGCCTTTCGCAAATAATGAAACAAATTGCCAACTCAAAAGAGGATAACAGCCTTTTTGCATGGCGGTTTAAATCAACAGAAGGTGCGGAAATAAACACCCAAATCACACTAAAGCCTTTTACAGCTTCGGGAAACGGGATTTGGCTGGTTATTATCCAACCGGTCTATTAA